One genomic region from Terriglobus aquaticus encodes:
- a CDS encoding DsbA family protein, with amino-acid sequence MNRRFAAALVAGALSLPFAAAHAQILGPASDGHFKDTSMLKPPAGQRVAVVVFEDLECPACAAAHPIELQAAQQYHVPIVRYDFPLQMHVWSFEAAVFARYLQDKVNPALADEYRTQVFRNQISIASKDDLQNFTKQFMQKHGQAMPFVVDPGGKLAGEVKADYGVGLRLNVTRTPTIFVVENNGHYETISGNETGGADPNRLFPVIDAALKQTHNSAPAAVHTVARTTHK; translated from the coding sequence ATGAACCGTCGTTTTGCCGCTGCGCTTGTTGCCGGGGCGCTCAGCCTTCCTTTTGCCGCCGCCCACGCCCAAATTCTGGGGCCCGCCAGCGACGGCCACTTCAAAGACACGAGCATGCTGAAGCCGCCCGCCGGCCAGCGTGTCGCCGTGGTCGTCTTCGAAGATCTGGAATGCCCGGCCTGCGCCGCCGCCCACCCGATCGAGCTGCAGGCGGCTCAGCAGTACCACGTGCCCATCGTCCGCTACGACTTCCCGCTGCAGATGCACGTGTGGAGCTTTGAGGCGGCCGTGTTTGCCCGCTACCTGCAGGACAAGGTCAACCCCGCCCTAGCGGACGAGTACCGCACCCAGGTCTTCCGCAACCAGATCAGCATCGCCAGCAAGGACGACCTGCAGAACTTCACCAAGCAGTTCATGCAGAAGCATGGACAGGCGATGCCGTTCGTCGTCGATCCGGGCGGTAAGCTCGCCGGAGAGGTCAAGGCCGACTACGGCGTGGGTCTCCGCCTGAACGTCACTCGCACCCCGACAATTTTTGTGGTGGAGAACAATGGCCACTACGAGACCATCAGCGGCAACGAGACCGGTGGCGCCGATCCGAACCGTCTGTTCCCGGTCATAGACGCCGCTCTGAAGCAGACTCACAACTCCGCTCCCGCCGCCGTCCATACCGTGGCCCGCACCACCCACAAGTAG
- a CDS encoding TolC family protein: MTRGERTKLPTQHQSPVRARAAVPLLCCALLTGVAAAQDTAQPAPFNAQTTTVGQANQAPLPVAPPAAPAIQTAQRTLRQPPIAAAPDLPFEPQPQQPSLLVTQGLAGAAPRDLGHGVKTPVSTGSPINLSLADAVNLGLERSLRISVDQQRERQVAGLRSVAFNALIPTLTAVGRTSTQQVNLAAMGFSPAAVQPLLPPGTPPLQTIVRYDVTSAQLNLNQQLFNLPAYEVYKAAREQAKIATLQTYSDRGEIVQDVATQYLRVLADEASIRDAEGQLVSDRELERQAQARKDAGTGTNLDLLRARVTRQQREQQLVQLRNSLDKDKIQLNRNMGLAADQPLVLTDPVPYHELDALPLETARQVAYKRRKDLLGLEAQLRSAELQRKAIAYERLPAATLGGYYGVIGQTHGLYHGDFVAQGGINFPIFEEARIRGDREVADSQLTRLRAQIRSVRADIDQQIRSSMLDVQTADDLVKAATSNVNLAAEALSDAQQRYRAGVDDTLPVVRAQATLVNAQSQLVNALFQFNQAKLQLARNTGVLESQYDSYLNQ; the protein is encoded by the coding sequence ATGACTCGAGGGGAACGAACCAAGCTGCCTACGCAGCACCAATCGCCGGTGCGCGCGCGTGCAGCCGTGCCGCTGTTATGTTGTGCGCTGCTGACCGGTGTGGCGGCAGCGCAGGATACGGCGCAGCCCGCGCCGTTCAACGCTCAGACCACGACCGTGGGACAGGCCAACCAGGCTCCGCTGCCGGTGGCTCCGCCCGCTGCCCCAGCGATTCAGACCGCCCAACGGACCCTGCGGCAGCCCCCGATCGCGGCGGCGCCGGACCTACCATTTGAGCCACAGCCGCAGCAGCCATCACTCCTGGTGACGCAGGGGCTGGCGGGCGCGGCGCCACGCGACCTTGGACACGGCGTCAAAACTCCGGTCTCGACCGGATCGCCGATCAATCTTTCGCTCGCCGACGCTGTGAACTTGGGGCTGGAGCGGTCGTTGCGCATAAGTGTGGATCAGCAGCGCGAGCGACAGGTGGCCGGCCTGCGGTCGGTGGCCTTCAACGCCCTTATCCCAACCCTCACCGCGGTGGGCCGGACCAGCACCCAGCAGGTAAACCTGGCGGCGATGGGCTTCAGCCCGGCCGCGGTGCAGCCGCTCCTGCCGCCCGGAACGCCCCCGCTGCAGACTATCGTGCGATACGACGTGACCAGCGCCCAGTTGAACCTGAATCAGCAGCTCTTCAACCTGCCCGCGTACGAGGTGTACAAAGCCGCACGCGAGCAGGCGAAGATCGCAACACTACAGACCTACTCCGACCGCGGCGAGATTGTGCAGGACGTCGCCACCCAGTATCTGCGGGTACTGGCGGATGAAGCTTCGATCCGCGACGCCGAGGGCCAACTGGTAAGCGACCGCGAGCTGGAGCGGCAGGCGCAGGCGCGCAAGGACGCGGGCACCGGCACCAACCTGGACCTCTTGCGCGCACGAGTAACTCGGCAGCAGCGTGAGCAGCAGCTGGTGCAGTTGCGCAACAGCCTTGATAAAGACAAGATCCAGTTGAACCGGAACATGGGACTGGCGGCTGATCAGCCGCTGGTGCTGACCGATCCTGTGCCCTACCACGAACTGGACGCGCTGCCGCTGGAGACCGCACGGCAGGTGGCGTACAAGCGGCGCAAAGATCTGCTTGGGCTGGAGGCGCAGTTGCGCTCGGCTGAGCTGCAGCGCAAAGCGATCGCCTATGAGCGGCTGCCGGCTGCGACGCTGGGCGGATACTACGGCGTAATCGGGCAGACGCATGGGCTGTACCACGGCGACTTCGTGGCGCAGGGCGGCATCAACTTCCCGATTTTCGAGGAAGCTCGCATCCGCGGCGATCGTGAGGTGGCCGATTCGCAATTGACACGGCTCCGGGCGCAGATTCGAAGCGTTCGCGCCGACATCGATCAGCAGATCCGGTCGAGCATGCTGGACGTACAAACGGCGGACGACCTTGTCAAGGCGGCCACAAGCAACGTGAACCTGGCGGCTGAGGCCCTGAGCGACGCTCAGCAGCGGTACCGGGCGGGCGTGGACGACACATTGCCCGTGGTGCGGGCGCAAGCCACGCTGGTGAATGCGCAGTCTCAACTGGTGAATGCGTTGTTTCAGTTCAACCAGGCAAAGCTGCAACTCGCCCGGAACACGGGCGTCCTGGAATCGCAGTACGACAGCTACCTGAACCAGTAA
- a CDS encoding MFS transporter, translating into MSAAEPRQPGAQSAFASPSFRNYQVARFLVILGAEAQSVAVAWQIYQLTHSALLLGSTGLALFLPSILFVLPAGHTADRYDRKRVILTCYGLQLVCSAALFAISYMGLRSIITIYVLLFFIGVGRAFSGPAASAILPQLVPKESFVNAMTWGSAVFQTANISGPALGGLLFTIALHGQAARLNGAPLVYLVTIVMLVGFLGLVSTLQPRREATEKKAFTLEAMLVGMRYVKQARLLLGSISLDMFAVLLGGAVSLMPIFAQDILHAGARGLGVLRAAPAVGALIMSVTLAKFPIKRNAGKLMLVCVGIFGAATVGFGLSKSIPFSLVMLVIIGATDNVSVIVRSSILQLGTPPQMRGRVSAVNAIFLGTSNEFGEFESGVTAQWLGAVRAVVLGGIGSMMVTGLWAVFFPPLRKVNTLTTEELLAANATSVSEPIN; encoded by the coding sequence ATGTCCGCAGCGGAGCCTCGACAACCCGGAGCGCAGTCGGCGTTTGCATCGCCATCGTTTCGCAACTACCAGGTGGCGCGCTTTCTGGTGATCTTGGGCGCCGAGGCGCAATCGGTCGCCGTGGCGTGGCAGATTTACCAGCTCACGCATTCGGCACTGCTGCTCGGATCCACGGGGCTGGCGCTGTTCCTGCCCAGCATCCTGTTTGTACTGCCGGCGGGGCACACGGCGGACCGGTACGACCGCAAGCGGGTGATCCTCACGTGTTACGGTCTGCAACTGGTTTGCAGCGCGGCACTGTTCGCCATCAGTTACATGGGTCTGCGCAGCATCATCACGATCTACGTCCTGCTGTTCTTCATCGGGGTGGGACGGGCCTTCTCGGGGCCGGCTGCGTCGGCGATCCTGCCGCAACTGGTTCCTAAGGAAAGCTTCGTCAATGCGATGACCTGGGGCTCGGCGGTCTTCCAGACGGCGAACATCAGCGGACCCGCGCTAGGTGGCTTGCTGTTCACGATTGCGCTGCACGGCCAGGCAGCGCGGCTGAACGGAGCGCCACTGGTGTACCTGGTTACGATCGTGATGCTCGTGGGATTCCTGGGGCTGGTGAGCACGCTGCAACCCCGCCGGGAAGCGACGGAGAAGAAGGCGTTCACGCTCGAAGCGATGCTGGTCGGCATGCGCTATGTGAAGCAGGCGCGGCTTTTGCTGGGGTCGATTTCGCTGGACATGTTCGCGGTGCTGCTGGGCGGTGCCGTGTCGCTGATGCCGATCTTTGCGCAGGACATCCTGCACGCCGGAGCGCGCGGGTTGGGCGTGCTGCGCGCCGCGCCGGCGGTGGGTGCGCTGATCATGTCGGTCACGCTGGCGAAGTTCCCCATCAAGCGGAACGCGGGCAAGCTGATGCTGGTGTGCGTGGGCATCTTCGGTGCCGCTACGGTAGGTTTTGGCCTGTCGAAATCGATTCCGTTTTCGCTGGTGATGCTGGTGATCATCGGAGCGACGGACAACGTCTCAGTCATCGTGCGGTCGTCAATACTGCAGCTTGGAACGCCGCCGCAGATGCGCGGGCGCGTGTCTGCGGTGAATGCGATCTTCCTGGGGACCAGCAACGAGTTCGGCGAGTTCGAAAGCGGCGTCACGGCGCAATGGTTGGGAGCCGTGCGAGCCGTGGTCCTCGGCGGCATCGGATCCATGATGGTGACAGGCTTGTGGGCGGTGTTCTTTCCACCGCTGCGCAAGGTGAATACGCTGACGACGGAAGAG